From Streptomyces sp. NBC_00683, one genomic window encodes:
- the cobA gene encoding uroporphyrinogen-III C-methyltransferase, with protein sequence MAEHDDHPAYPVGLRLTGRRVVVIGGGQVAQRRLPALIAAGADITLVSPSATPSVEAMADAGEIRWERRRYEDGDLADTWYALVASTDAAANDAASAEAERTRTWCVRSDDAEAATAWTPATGRSEGITVAVLTTTSQGRDPRHSAAVRDAIVEGLRDGTLAAPHHRTRAPGVALVGGGPGDPDLITVRGRRLLAEADVVIADRLGPRDLLDELPPHVEVIDAAKIPYGRYMAQEAINQALIDHAKAGKAVVRLKGGDPFVFGRGMEEAQALAAEGIACTVVPGISSSISVPGAAGIPVTHRGVAHEFTVVSGHVAPEDPRSLVDWEALAQLRGTLVLLMAVDKIGAIARALISHGKSPDTPVALVQEGTTAAQRRVDATLADVGERVVAEDVRPPAVIVIGAVVGVGTGPVTGEEASSRG encoded by the coding sequence ATGGCCGAGCACGACGATCACCCTGCCTACCCAGTCGGACTGCGCCTGACCGGGCGCCGCGTCGTCGTCATCGGCGGCGGCCAGGTCGCGCAGCGCCGGCTGCCCGCCCTCATCGCTGCCGGCGCCGACATCACCCTGGTGTCCCCGTCCGCCACCCCGTCCGTCGAGGCGATGGCCGACGCCGGTGAGATCCGCTGGGAGCGCCGCCGGTACGAGGACGGGGACCTCGCGGACACCTGGTACGCGCTGGTCGCGTCCACGGACGCCGCAGCCAACGACGCCGCGTCCGCCGAGGCGGAGCGCACCCGCACCTGGTGCGTCCGCAGCGACGACGCGGAGGCGGCAACCGCCTGGACACCGGCCACCGGCCGCAGCGAGGGCATCACGGTCGCCGTCCTCACCACCACCTCGCAGGGCCGGGACCCCCGCCACTCCGCCGCGGTCCGCGACGCGATCGTCGAGGGCCTGCGCGACGGCACCCTCGCCGCCCCGCACCACCGCACCCGTGCCCCCGGTGTCGCCCTGGTCGGCGGCGGCCCGGGAGACCCCGACCTGATCACGGTCCGGGGCCGGCGGCTCCTGGCCGAGGCCGATGTGGTCATCGCCGACCGGCTCGGTCCCCGCGATCTGCTCGACGAACTCCCGCCGCACGTCGAGGTGATCGACGCGGCGAAGATCCCGTACGGCCGCTACATGGCCCAGGAGGCGATCAACCAGGCGCTGATCGACCACGCCAAGGCGGGCAAGGCCGTCGTCCGCCTCAAGGGCGGCGACCCCTTCGTCTTCGGCCGCGGGATGGAGGAGGCCCAGGCGCTGGCCGCCGAAGGCATCGCCTGCACCGTCGTCCCCGGCATCTCCAGCTCGATCTCCGTACCGGGGGCGGCCGGCATCCCGGTCACCCACCGCGGAGTCGCCCATGAGTTCACCGTGGTCAGCGGTCACGTGGCCCCCGAGGACCCGCGCTCGCTGGTCGACTGGGAGGCCCTCGCACAGCTGCGCGGCACCCTCGTCCTCCTGATGGCCGTCGACAAGATCGGCGCCATCGCCCGTGCGCTCATCTCCCACGGCAAGTCCCCCGACACCCCGGTCGCCCTGGTCCAGGAGGGCACCACGGCCGCTCAGCGCAGGGTCGACGCGACCCTCGCGGACGTCGGGGAGCGGGTCGTCGCGGAGGACGTGCGTCCGCCTGCCGTGATCGTCATCGGTGCCGTCGTCGGCGTCGGCACCGGCCCGGTCACCGGTGAGGAAGCATCGTCCCGTGGCTGA
- a CDS encoding TrmH family RNA methyltransferase, giving the protein MAELITVDDPDDPRLSDYTGLTDVELRRRREPAEGLFIAEGEKVIRRAGDAGYEMRSMLLSAKWVEVMRDVIDEARAPVYAVTPELAERVTGYHVHRGALASMQRKPLPGVGSLLAPESGNVRRVAVFEDIVDHANLGAAFRNAAALGVDAVLLTPRCADPLYRRAVKVSMGSVFLVPWTRLGSWPEDVDLIRSAGFTTAALCLSEQSITLDALAARQHEKLALVFGTEGDGLTPEALAAADAHVRIPMDAGVDSLNVAAASAVAFYATRPASA; this is encoded by the coding sequence GTGGCTGAGCTCATCACCGTCGACGACCCCGACGACCCGCGTCTGAGTGACTACACCGGCCTCACGGACGTCGAACTCCGGCGCCGTCGGGAGCCCGCCGAAGGCCTCTTCATCGCCGAGGGCGAGAAGGTCATCAGACGGGCCGGGGACGCCGGGTACGAGATGCGGTCCATGCTGCTCTCCGCCAAGTGGGTCGAGGTGATGCGCGATGTCATCGACGAGGCCCGCGCACCCGTGTACGCGGTCACCCCGGAGCTCGCCGAACGCGTCACCGGTTACCACGTGCACCGCGGCGCCCTCGCCTCCATGCAGCGCAAGCCGCTGCCCGGCGTCGGCTCCCTCCTGGCCCCGGAGTCCGGGAACGTCCGCCGGGTGGCCGTCTTCGAGGACATCGTCGACCACGCCAATCTCGGCGCGGCCTTCCGCAACGCGGCAGCACTCGGCGTCGACGCCGTCCTCCTCACCCCGCGCTGCGCCGACCCCCTGTACCGGCGGGCGGTGAAGGTGTCGATGGGGTCCGTCTTCCTGGTCCCGTGGACCAGGCTCGGTTCATGGCCCGAGGACGTCGACCTGATCCGCTCGGCCGGCTTCACCACCGCCGCGCTCTGCCTCAGCGAGCAGTCGATCACCCTGGACGCCCTGGCCGCACGTCAGCACGAGAAGCTGGCGCTCGTCTTCGGTACCGAGGGGGACGGGCTCACCCCCGAGGCGCTCGCCGCCGCGGACGCACACGTCCGCATCCCGATGGACGCCGGCGTCGACTCGCTCAACGTCGCCGCGGCCTCGGCCGTCGCCTTCTACGCGACGCGGCCCGCTTCCGCCTGA
- a CDS encoding serine/threonine-protein kinase, producing the protein MAMMRLRREDPRVVGSFRLHRRLGAGGMGVVYLGSDRRGQRVALKVIRPDLAEDQEFRSRFAREVSAARRIRGGCTARLVAADLEADRPWFATQYVPGPSLHDKVVEEGPLSAAEVASIGAALSEGLVAVHEAGVVHRDLKPSNILLSPKGPRIIDFGIAWATGASTLTHVGTAVGSPGFLAPEQVRGAAVTPATDVFSLGATLAYAAMADSPFGHGSSEVMLYRVVHEEPHLFEVHDALAPLVRACLAKDPEERPSTLQLSMRLKEIAAREAQGLQERRPPAQRAEQELDRPTGLLDGPYTEQHTRRAAAGPTPAPRPAAGRPSSSRSAPPRTGGSRPQASRGSAHPGKRPQGTGGTNGRPGTRPGVRTTSTGKGGKRRPANPRLLRQRLVVFVVVTLLVALGIAAAQGCQGPSQGLGGNPSGTHEAYRAVDQQVARSTSTQAEAGRVA; encoded by the coding sequence ATGGCGATGATGCGGCTCCGGCGCGAGGACCCGCGTGTCGTCGGCTCGTTCAGGCTGCACCGGCGACTCGGTGCCGGCGGCATGGGTGTGGTCTATCTGGGTTCCGACCGCAGGGGCCAGCGGGTGGCGCTCAAGGTGATCCGGCCGGATCTGGCGGAGGATCAGGAGTTCCGTTCGCGCTTCGCGCGCGAGGTCTCCGCCGCACGACGGATCCGCGGCGGCTGTACGGCGCGTCTGGTGGCCGCCGACCTGGAGGCGGACCGGCCGTGGTTCGCGACGCAGTACGTACCTGGGCCTTCGCTGCACGACAAGGTCGTCGAGGAGGGGCCGCTGTCGGCGGCGGAGGTGGCCTCCATCGGTGCGGCGCTGTCCGAAGGACTGGTGGCGGTGCACGAGGCCGGGGTCGTCCACCGTGATCTGAAGCCGTCGAACATCCTCCTCTCCCCCAAGGGCCCCCGGATCATCGACTTCGGTATCGCCTGGGCGACCGGGGCGAGCACGCTCACCCATGTCGGGACGGCTGTCGGCTCGCCGGGCTTCCTGGCGCCCGAGCAGGTGCGGGGCGCGGCGGTGACGCCCGCCACGGACGTGTTCTCGCTGGGCGCCACACTGGCGTACGCGGCGATGGCCGACTCGCCCTTCGGGCACGGCAGTTCAGAGGTGATGCTCTACCGCGTGGTGCACGAGGAGCCGCATCTCTTCGAGGTGCACGATGCGCTCGCTCCGCTGGTGCGCGCCTGTCTGGCGAAGGACCCGGAGGAGCGGCCGAGCACTCTGCAGCTCTCGATGCGGCTCAAGGAGATCGCCGCGCGCGAGGCGCAGGGACTGCAGGAGCGCAGGCCGCCCGCCCAGCGGGCCGAGCAGGAACTGGACCGGCCGACCGGTCTCCTCGACGGCCCGTACACCGAGCAGCACACCCGGCGCGCGGCGGCCGGGCCCACTCCGGCGCCCCGTCCTGCGGCCGGGCGCCCCTCGTCGTCGCGCTCGGCTCCGCCCCGTACCGGCGGCTCACGCCCCCAGGCATCGCGCGGCAGCGCACACCCCGGGAAGCGTCCGCAGGGCACCGGCGGAACGAACGGTCGACCGGGCACCCGCCCCGGGGTCCGGACGACCTCCACCGGGAAGGGCGGCAAGCGGCGGCCCGCCAATCCGCGGCTGCTGCGCCAGCGGCTCGTCGTGTTCGTCGTCGTGACCCTGCTCGTGGCGCTGGGGATCGCGGCCGCGCAGGGCTGCCAGGGCCCCTCGCAGGGGCTGGGCGGCAACCCGTCCGGGACCCACGAGGCGTACCGGGCCGTGGATCAGCAGGTGGCGCGGTCCACGTCCACTCAGGCGGAAGCGGGCCGCGTCGCGTAG
- a CDS encoding phosphotransferase enzyme family protein produces the protein MTTTPVVRVLGDLAHAGSHVRAVACDCAPPRVLADRPDGTVVRSGPVVAKAHAPDTDRPALAARIALAAAPLLAGILLPPLPVPAPRQEPETAVRPAPGRPAGAPPAVLPGVTPDGRPVSLWPHGEPVDPSDPDAAPWEEAGTLLARLHRTPPPHPLPPMRGPAKAARAVARMCAARPGDPDTAPVLAAWRGLPAWARDEAPADGLRARFVCHGDLHLGQLVRHPAPHGPWLLIDVDDAGLGDPAWDLARPAAWYAAGLLAPEVWLRFLAAYRAAGGPAVRAEGDPWPDLDVAARALTVQTAALAFAKSAAEGRSPDEVEQLMIDACVRIASLPPELTPDLSS, from the coding sequence ATGACCACCACCCCTGTCGTACGCGTACTGGGCGACCTCGCCCATGCCGGCAGCCACGTTCGCGCCGTCGCGTGCGACTGCGCCCCGCCCCGGGTGCTCGCCGACCGGCCCGACGGAACGGTGGTCCGCAGCGGGCCGGTGGTGGCCAAGGCGCACGCCCCGGACACCGACCGCCCGGCCCTGGCGGCCCGCATCGCCCTGGCCGCCGCACCGCTCCTCGCGGGCATCCTGCTCCCGCCCCTGCCGGTACCCGCACCCCGTCAGGAGCCGGAAACCGCGGTGCGTCCCGCACCCGGCCGCCCGGCGGGCGCGCCTCCGGCCGTCCTTCCCGGGGTGACACCCGACGGGCGCCCCGTCAGCCTCTGGCCGCACGGCGAACCCGTCGACCCCTCGGACCCCGACGCCGCTCCCTGGGAGGAGGCGGGCACCCTCCTGGCCCGGCTGCACCGCACCCCGCCGCCCCATCCGCTGCCGCCCATGCGCGGGCCCGCCAAGGCCGCCCGGGCCGTCGCGCGGATGTGTGCCGCCCGGCCCGGCGACCCGGACACCGCTCCGGTGCTCGCAGCCTGGCGCGGCCTGCCCGCCTGGGCCCGTGACGAGGCGCCGGCCGACGGACTCCGGGCCCGCTTCGTCTGCCACGGGGACCTGCACCTCGGGCAGCTCGTCCGCCATCCGGCCCCGCACGGCCCCTGGCTGCTGATCGACGTCGACGACGCGGGCCTCGGCGACCCCGCCTGGGACCTGGCGCGCCCCGCGGCCTGGTACGCGGCGGGGCTGCTGGCGCCCGAGGTCTGGCTGCGCTTCCTGGCCGCCTACCGGGCCGCGGGCGGCCCCGCCGTACGCGCAGAGGGGGACCCGTGGCCCGACCTGGACGTCGCCGCGCGCGCACTCACGGTGCAGACGGCGGCGCTCGCCTTCGCCAAGTCCGCGGCGGAGGGCCGAAGTCCGGATGAGGTGGAACAGTTGATGATCGACGCGTGTGTCCGAATTGCGTCCCTCCCGCCCGAGTTGACACCCGACCTCTCGTCGTAG
- a CDS encoding TFIIB-type zinc ribbon-containing protein, translating to MIQCPKCHAQMNTYNRNGVQIEQCTGCRGIFLDYGELESLTRLESQWSQQAPPAPPAPQAYPAAPQAYPAAPAPAWGAPHHGGHHGHHRQKSFGRMLFSS from the coding sequence ATGATCCAGTGTCCCAAGTGCCATGCGCAGATGAACACGTACAACCGCAACGGTGTCCAGATCGAGCAGTGCACCGGCTGCCGCGGGATATTCCTCGACTACGGCGAGCTGGAGTCGCTGACCCGCCTGGAGTCGCAGTGGTCGCAGCAGGCCCCGCCCGCTCCGCCCGCCCCGCAGGCGTACCCCGCCGCCCCGCAGGCGTACCCCGCGGCCCCGGCTCCCGCGTGGGGTGCGCCGCACCACGGCGGGCACCACGGACACCACCGCCAGAAGAGCTTCGGCCGGATGCTCTTCTCCTCCTGA
- a CDS encoding L-lactate MFS transporter, with product MNFLDRSRTVAPPGWSRWLVPPAALAVHLSIGQAYAWSVFKPPLESALGLSGTVSALPFQLGIVMLGLSAAFGGTLVERNGPRWAMAVSLVCFSSGFLVAALGAATGQYWLVVLGYGFIGGIGLGIGYISPVSTLIKWFPDRPGMATGIAIMGFGGGALIASPWSTGMLESFGTDRSGIATAFLVHGVVYAAFMALGVLLVRVPPDGWLPDGWEPKQETRRLVTNAQVSARNALRTPQFWCLWVVLCMNVTAGIGILEKAVPMIQDFFADTSTPVSVSAAAGFVALLSLANMGGRLLWSSTSDLIGRKNMYRVYLGVGALMYVMIDRLGNDSKPLFICCALVILSFYGGGFATAPAYLRDLFGTYQVGAIHGRLLTAWSTAGVLGPLIVNRVADAGERAGHSGPSLYSTSLTIMIGLLIVGFVANECIRPVHPRFHETSEGSSPRVHQES from the coding sequence ATGAACTTCCTCGACAGGTCCCGAACTGTCGCGCCCCCGGGCTGGAGCCGCTGGCTCGTGCCACCCGCCGCGCTCGCCGTGCACCTCTCCATCGGACAGGCCTACGCCTGGAGCGTGTTCAAGCCCCCGCTCGAATCCGCCCTCGGGCTGTCGGGCACCGTGAGCGCCCTCCCGTTCCAACTGGGCATCGTGATGCTGGGCCTCTCCGCGGCCTTCGGCGGCACACTCGTCGAACGCAACGGTCCCCGCTGGGCGATGGCCGTCTCCCTCGTCTGCTTCTCCTCCGGCTTCCTCGTAGCCGCCCTCGGCGCGGCCACCGGCCAGTACTGGCTCGTCGTCCTCGGCTACGGCTTCATCGGCGGGATCGGGCTCGGCATCGGCTACATCTCTCCGGTCTCCACCCTCATCAAGTGGTTCCCCGACCGCCCCGGCATGGCCACGGGCATCGCCATCATGGGCTTCGGCGGCGGCGCCCTCATAGCCTCGCCCTGGTCCACGGGCATGCTCGAGAGCTTCGGTACGGACCGCTCCGGCATCGCGACCGCCTTCCTCGTCCACGGCGTCGTCTACGCGGCGTTCATGGCGCTCGGCGTCCTCCTGGTGCGGGTGCCGCCGGACGGCTGGCTCCCCGACGGCTGGGAGCCGAAGCAGGAAACCCGCAGGCTCGTCACCAACGCCCAGGTCTCCGCCCGCAACGCCCTGCGCACACCGCAGTTCTGGTGCCTGTGGGTGGTCCTGTGCATGAACGTCACCGCGGGCATCGGCATCCTCGAGAAGGCCGTGCCCATGATCCAGGACTTCTTCGCGGACACCTCCACCCCGGTGTCGGTCTCCGCGGCGGCAGGCTTCGTCGCCCTGCTCTCGCTGGCCAACATGGGCGGCCGTCTTCTGTGGTCGTCCACCTCGGACCTGATCGGCCGCAAGAACATGTACCGCGTCTACCTCGGTGTCGGCGCGCTGATGTACGTGATGATCGACCGGCTCGGCAACGACTCCAAGCCGCTTTTCATCTGCTGCGCGCTGGTGATCCTCTCCTTCTACGGAGGAGGGTTCGCGACCGCTCCCGCCTATCTGAGGGACCTCTTCGGCACGTACCAGGTCGGAGCCATCCACGGCCGGCTGCTGACCGCCTGGTCCACGGCGGGCGTGCTCGGTCCGCTGATCGTCAACAGGGTCGCCGACGCGGGGGAGCGCGCAGGCCACAGCGGTCCCAGCCTCTACTCGACCTCCCTGACCATCATGATCGGGCTGCTGATCGTCGGCTTCGTGGCCAACGAGTGCATACGCCCCGTCCATCCGCGCTTCCACGAGACATCGGAAGGGAGCAGCCCCCGTGTCCACCAGGAGTCGTAA
- a CDS encoding MFS transporter small subunit — translation MSTRSRKPLMVLVWLWVAVPFGYGLYELARKATQLFTG, via the coding sequence GTGTCCACCAGGAGTCGTAAGCCGCTCATGGTCCTCGTCTGGCTCTGGGTCGCCGTGCCGTTCGGCTACGGGCTGTACGAACTGGCCCGCAAGGCCACCCAGCTCTTCACCGGCTGA
- a CDS encoding chorismate-binding protein → MARFGGLIASGLQDVTSDPAALESSGFWAVSADFEGRLVCARFSTVRTEQVPLPVPGAWRGPAPQDWISSLDEDAYKAGVRRIREHIAAGEVYQANLCRVLSAPLPGPAADVDALTALLARGNPAPYAGTIRLPAQGVEIATASPELFLRREGRIVESGPIKGTGRTEDDLLEKDHAENVMIVDLVRNDLGRVCATGSVSVPDLCVVEKHPGLVHLVSTVRGRLADGAGWPDLLAAAFPPGSVTGAPKSSALRIIDALETSPRGPYCGGIGWVDADKGTAELAVGIRTFWIDRTGTAPELRFGTGAGITWGSDPQREWAETELKASRLLAVASGAYEETGRTAS, encoded by the coding sequence ATGGCCCGCTTCGGCGGCCTCATCGCCTCAGGCCTGCAGGATGTGACCAGCGATCCTGCGGCTCTCGAATCATCCGGTTTCTGGGCTGTATCCGCCGATTTCGAGGGCCGTCTCGTCTGCGCCCGCTTCTCCACCGTACGGACCGAGCAGGTGCCCCTTCCCGTACCCGGGGCCTGGCGTGGACCGGCGCCGCAGGACTGGATCTCATCGCTCGACGAGGACGCCTACAAGGCCGGAGTACGGCGGATCCGTGAACACATCGCGGCGGGCGAGGTCTACCAGGCCAACCTCTGCCGGGTCCTGTCCGCACCGCTGCCCGGCCCCGCCGCCGACGTGGACGCCCTCACCGCCCTGCTGGCCCGCGGCAACCCCGCTCCCTACGCGGGGACGATCCGGCTGCCCGCCCAGGGCGTCGAGATAGCCACCGCCTCCCCGGAGCTCTTCCTGAGGCGCGAGGGCCGGATCGTCGAGTCCGGGCCGATCAAGGGAACCGGGCGGACCGAGGACGATCTGCTGGAGAAGGACCACGCCGAGAACGTGATGATCGTCGACCTGGTCCGCAACGACCTGGGCCGGGTGTGCGCGACCGGCAGCGTGAGCGTCCCCGACCTCTGCGTGGTGGAGAAGCACCCCGGACTCGTCCACCTCGTCTCCACCGTGCGCGGCCGGCTGGCCGACGGCGCCGGCTGGCCGGACCTGCTCGCCGCCGCGTTTCCGCCCGGATCCGTCACCGGTGCCCCCAAGTCCAGTGCGCTGCGGATCATCGACGCCCTGGAGACATCGCCGCGCGGTCCGTACTGCGGAGGAATCGGCTGGGTCGACGCGGACAAGGGCACCGCGGAACTGGCCGTCGGTATAAGGACCTTCTGGATCGACCGCACGGGCACCGCACCCGAGCTGCGCTTCGGCACCGGAGCCGGCATCACCTGGGGATCCGACCCGCAGCGCGAATGGGCGGAGACCGAGCTGAAGGCGTCCCGGCTGCTCGCTGTAGCGTCGGGCGCCTACGAGGAGACAGGAAGGACCGCGTCATGA
- a CDS encoding aminotransferase class IV: MRIWVNGGLRDADDARVSVLDHGLTVGDGVFETVRVAQGRPFALTRHLDRLTRSARGLGLSDPDPDEVRHAAEAVIAANPMALGRLRITYTGGLSPLGSDRGDAGPSLVVALGETSRRPDSTAVITVPWTRNERSAVAGLKTTSYAENVVALARAHEQGASEALFPNTVGQLCEGTGSNVFVVLDGRIHTPPLTSGCLAGITRALAVEWTGAQETELPLDILGSAEEVFLTSTLRDIQAVHRVDGRELPGAPGPVTAKAMRIFDERAGDDLDP, from the coding sequence ATGAGGATTTGGGTCAACGGCGGACTCCGGGACGCCGATGACGCACGGGTGTCCGTGCTCGATCACGGGCTGACCGTGGGGGACGGCGTCTTCGAGACGGTCAGGGTCGCCCAGGGCCGCCCCTTCGCCCTCACCCGGCATCTCGACCGGCTGACGCGCTCGGCCCGGGGCCTCGGACTGTCCGACCCCGACCCGGACGAGGTCCGCCACGCCGCGGAGGCCGTCATCGCGGCCAACCCCATGGCGCTCGGCCGGCTGCGGATCACGTACACCGGCGGCCTCTCGCCCCTCGGCTCCGACCGCGGAGACGCGGGTCCCAGCCTCGTCGTCGCGCTCGGCGAGACGTCGCGCCGTCCCGACAGCACAGCGGTGATCACCGTCCCGTGGACGCGCAACGAACGCAGCGCGGTGGCCGGGCTCAAGACGACCTCGTACGCGGAGAACGTCGTCGCCCTCGCACGCGCCCACGAGCAGGGCGCCTCCGAGGCGCTCTTCCCCAACACGGTCGGGCAGCTCTGCGAGGGCACCGGATCCAATGTCTTCGTCGTGCTCGACGGCAGGATCCACACTCCTCCCCTCACCTCCGGGTGCCTCGCCGGGATCACCCGCGCACTGGCCGTGGAGTGGACCGGTGCGCAGGAGACGGAGCTGCCGCTGGACATCCTCGGGAGCGCCGAGGAGGTCTTCCTGACCTCCACGCTCCGGGACATCCAGGCCGTTCACCGGGTGGACGGACGTGAGCTGCCGGGCGCTCCGGGGCCGGTGACCGCGAAGGCGATGCGGATCTTCGACGAGCGCGCGGGTGACGACCTCGATCCCTGA
- a CDS encoding GNAT family N-acetyltransferase, whose amino-acid sequence MTTTLRPTGPIQQGADGAQERTYDVCDNGRPVGAVAISTDPVFGASAGIVRSLRIEEPHRRRGRGTIAALAAEEVLRSWGCTQVRLVAPADNEAARGLGAVLGYTERSRNMVKELRRTAPALPDGVTGRPMSGQEFADWARTSVETYAQNWIERGVPEEQARRKSETDHATNLPDGLATEGMHFHVLVHGGDVIGHVWVARHETPQGEAMGYVFDVEVREEHRGRGYGRALMHRAEDITLDSGLGRLGLHVFASNTPALRLYESLGYEPTQYNLAKAL is encoded by the coding sequence ATGACCACCACCCTCCGGCCGACCGGGCCGATCCAGCAAGGCGCCGACGGCGCACAGGAACGCACGTACGACGTGTGCGACAACGGGCGTCCCGTCGGTGCTGTCGCGATCTCCACCGATCCGGTGTTCGGCGCGTCGGCCGGAATAGTCCGGTCGCTGCGCATCGAGGAACCGCACCGCAGGCGGGGCCGGGGCACCATTGCCGCCCTCGCCGCGGAGGAGGTGCTGCGCAGCTGGGGCTGCACCCAGGTCCGGCTCGTGGCTCCCGCGGACAACGAGGCAGCCCGGGGGCTCGGGGCCGTGCTCGGCTACACCGAGCGCAGCCGGAACATGGTCAAGGAGCTCCGGCGGACCGCACCCGCACTCCCGGACGGGGTCACGGGGCGTCCCATGAGCGGCCAGGAATTCGCCGACTGGGCGCGCACGAGCGTCGAGACGTATGCGCAGAACTGGATCGAGCGCGGCGTCCCGGAGGAGCAGGCCCGGCGGAAGTCCGAGACCGACCACGCCACGAACCTGCCGGACGGTCTGGCCACCGAGGGCATGCACTTCCACGTCCTCGTCCACGGCGGCGACGTCATCGGCCACGTGTGGGTGGCGCGGCACGAGACGCCGCAGGGCGAGGCGATGGGATACGTCTTCGATGTCGAGGTCCGGGAAGAGCACCGCGGACGCGGATACGGCCGTGCGCTGATGCACCGTGCCGAGGACATCACGCTCGACTCGGGGCTGGGCAGGCTCGGCCTGCACGTCTTCGCGTCCAACACGCCCGCGCTGCGGCTGTACGAGTCGCTCGGTTACGAGCCGACCCAGTACAACCTGGCCAAGGCGCTGTAG
- a CDS encoding DsbA family protein gives MSDSTPAAPVVLDIWCELECPDCHLALADVHALRARYGDRLEIRLRHFPLEKHKHAYAAAQAAEEAVEQGKGWPYIEAVLARTADLARTGEPVLLDVARELGLDADEFDTALIDGRHMLIVDADQAEGKAIGVTGTPTYVIGDERLDGGKSQEGLRERIEEIADRLLADRG, from the coding sequence ATGAGCGATTCCACCCCCGCAGCACCGGTCGTCCTGGACATCTGGTGCGAGCTCGAGTGCCCCGACTGCCATCTGGCCCTCGCCGATGTCCACGCCCTTCGCGCCCGCTACGGCGACCGGCTGGAGATCCGGCTGCGCCACTTCCCGCTGGAGAAGCACAAGCACGCGTACGCCGCGGCGCAGGCGGCCGAGGAGGCCGTCGAGCAGGGCAAGGGGTGGCCGTACATCGAGGCCGTCCTGGCCCGCACCGCCGATCTCGCCCGTACCGGTGAGCCCGTGCTGCTCGATGTGGCACGCGAACTGGGGCTGGACGCCGATGAGTTCGACACCGCGCTGATCGACGGCCGGCACATGCTGATCGTCGACGCGGACCAGGCCGAGGGCAAGGCCATCGGAGTCACCGGAACCCCGACGTATGTGATCGGTGACGAGCGGCTGGACGGCGGCAAGAGCCAGGAAGGTCTGCGCGAGCGGATCGAGGAGATCGCCGACCGTCTGCTGGCCGACCGCGGCTGA